Proteins encoded within one genomic window of Aquarana catesbeiana isolate 2022-GZ linkage group LG03, ASM4218655v1, whole genome shotgun sequence:
- the LOC141132272 gene encoding alpha-2Db adrenergic receptor-like — translation MEFTTLASIVIYNDSGNSSQQEPKVWPYAAWEFALIVIAVGSIIVSTVVGNILVVLAIFTSRALRAPQNLFLVSLASADILVGALIIPFSLAKEVMGYWHFGNIWCSTYLALDILFCTSSIVHLCAISIDRYWSVTKAVSYNQQRTPKRIKSMIAVIWVVSAIISFPPLLKMNSYKEEKCDLNDDTWYVLFSCTVSFFLPCIIMIFLYCRIYKVAKHRASTVSNLRNGLHDCAEVSPNACCPEDCIRNPNPDSHHDNDEMDLEESTSSIHKFSDSAHHKISEETSNAKTKRLSWTVNRGQQKRDRSVSISQTRLTQLREKRLTFVLAVVIGGFVICWFPFFFTYSLESVCQGRCGISDALFNFFFWIGYCNSSLNPVIYTVFNRDFRKAFRKLLMRSSKRTM, via the coding sequence ATGGAGTTTACAACTTTAGCTTCTATTGTCATCTATAATGATTCCGGGAACAGCAGCCAGCAAGAGCCAAAGGTCTGGCCTTATGCAGCATGGGAGTTTGCCCTCATTGTGATCGCCGTAGGGTCCATAATCGTGTCCACCGTTGTGGGCAACATCCTGGTAGTTTTAGCCATATTTACCAGCCGGGCTTTACGGGCTCCACAGAACTTATTCCTGGTGTCCCTGGCTTCAGCAGACATTCTTGTGGGGGCTTTAATTATTCCATTTTCACTAGCCAAGGAGGTCATGGGCTACTGGCACTTTGGAAATATATGGTGCAGCACGTACCTGGCTCTAGACATTTTATTCTGCACCTCGTCGATAGTTCACTTGTGTGCCATCAGTATCGATCGGTACTGGTCTGTTACCAAAGCAGTCAGTTACAACCAGCAGAGGACGCCTAAGAGGATCAAGAGCATGATCGCGGTCATCTGGGTGGTATCTGCCATCATTTCTTTCCCACCACTTCTTAAAATGAACTCCTATAAAGAGGAGAAGTGTGACCTGAACGATGACACCTGGTATGTTCTGTTTTCATGTACTGTATCCTTCTTTCTTCCATGCATCATTATGATATTCCTGTACTGTCGTATATACAAAGTGGCAAAACATCGAGCATCTACAGTTTCTAATCTCAGGAATGGGCTTCACGACTGTGCCGAAGTCTCACCAAATGCATGCTGCCCCGAGGACTGCATCAGGAACCCTAACCCCGACTCCCACCATGATAATGATGAAATGGACTTAGAGGAGAGCACTTCATCAATTCACAAATTCTCAGATTCAGCTCACCATAAGATAAGCGAAGAGACTAGTAATGCCAAAACAAAAAGGCTTTCGTGGACTGTAAACCGGGGACAGCAAAAAAGAGACCGTTCAGTCTCTATCTCTCAGACACGCTTGACGCAGCTAAGAGAGAAGAGGCTGACGTTTGTATTAGCAGTGGTGATTGGTGGATTTGTAATCTGCTGGTTCCCATTCTTTTTCACCTACAGCCTGGAGTCTGTGTGCCAGGGCAGATGTGGCATTTCTGATGCACTTTTTAACTTTTTCTTCTGGATTGGATATTGTAACAGCAGTTTAAATCCTGTCATATACACTGTCTTTAACCGGGATTTCCGGAAAGCATTCCGCAAACTGCTCATGCGTAGTTCAAAAAGGACCAtgtga